A region of Streptomyces sp. R44 DNA encodes the following proteins:
- a CDS encoding MerR family transcriptional regulator — MRSVGAGLSEQSAQPEYRIEDLAHHSGATVRTIRAYQDRGLLPRPERRGRSNVYGDAHLARLHQIADLLDRGYTLASIKELLEAWDTGRGLGGVLGLVAEVNGPWTDEEADRISRAELDARFGGTPDEDAIREAVELGVLERLPGRETEEYLVPSPQELAVAAELYAAGVPLSAITGHLRELRDQVEHIASRFLEFTTEHVFARYLEHRPPTDADATEAATMVRRLRPLAQQTVDAELARAMRLLATRHLQIHLSPDGPAVKDDQPRAVSLPAGTIRAVQNLVGAEGVEAFIAAATEREVSKRALDALASSHRIGNELTQSP, encoded by the coding sequence ATGCGGTCGGTGGGAGCGGGTTTGTCCGAGCAGTCAGCACAGCCGGAGTACCGGATCGAGGATCTCGCCCATCACAGCGGGGCCACGGTCCGGACGATCCGCGCCTACCAGGACCGAGGTCTGTTGCCCCGCCCGGAGCGGCGGGGCAGGTCGAACGTGTACGGGGACGCGCATCTCGCGCGGCTCCACCAGATCGCCGATCTCCTCGACCGGGGCTACACCCTGGCCTCGATCAAGGAGCTCCTGGAGGCCTGGGACACCGGCCGGGGGCTCGGCGGCGTGCTGGGCCTGGTCGCGGAGGTCAACGGCCCCTGGACGGACGAGGAGGCGGACCGGATCTCCCGGGCGGAGCTGGACGCCCGCTTCGGCGGCACGCCGGACGAGGACGCCATCCGGGAGGCCGTCGAGCTCGGCGTACTGGAACGACTGCCGGGCCGGGAGACCGAGGAGTACCTCGTACCCAGTCCGCAAGAGCTCGCGGTGGCGGCCGAGTTGTACGCGGCCGGGGTGCCGCTGTCGGCAATCACGGGGCATCTGAGGGAACTTCGCGATCAGGTCGAGCACATCGCGTCCCGTTTCCTGGAGTTCACGACCGAGCACGTCTTCGCGCGCTATCTGGAGCACCGGCCGCCGACGGACGCGGACGCGACCGAGGCGGCGACGATGGTGCGGCGGCTCAGGCCGCTCGCCCAGCAGACGGTGGACGCCGAACTGGCCCGCGCCATGCGCCTGCTGGCGACCCGTCACCTCCAGATCCACCTGTCGCCCGATGGGCCCGCCGTGAAGGACGATCAGCCCCGAGCGGTGTCGCTGCCCGCCGGGACGATACGGGCCGTGCAGAACCTGGTTGGCGCGGAGGGCGTCGAGGCCTTCATCGCCGCGGCCACCGAACGAGAGGTGAGCAAAAGGGCATTGGATGCTCTTGCCTCAAGTCATCGCATAGGGAATGAACTTACCCAATCACCCTGA